The DNA window TACATTGAAAAGCATGCATTTTATATAATGTACAATGCAATTTTAAAATCAGTAAAGTATTCTGTTTTCTACGTCTATATTTAACACATCAGAtcagtacagtatagtacagttTGTCAACCTATGGTAGATCCTTGATACTAGTGGgaactgggagagagggagatcacCAGTAAAAGTAGGTAAGAGTTCCAAACATCGTCAAAGCCTCTATTATTACCCCTCAGTCACTACCTCAGGTCTGCTTCTTCTGTATATAAACAAAGAGCACCCATATAGCCTATCAGCTTCTAGGAAGCAATAATCGCGTCAATGAAAATAACCCAAGTCCTCTCCCTAATCCTAGTCTATCCTTTTTATCTCAGGATCCGACGCGGCACAGCACAGTCCAGTACGGGCCACTGAGCGAGCAGGACAGTACGATGCCGCGGACGCTGGAGGAATAAGTcagctccatctcctctccgcGGATGTAGGAATAGTCCGGTTAGGATACAGCCAAAGAAAGCAAGTCACCATGTTGGGCCGTGCGGAGTTGGCGTTCTGTGTGGCGTTGTGTTGCCTTCCTCTGGTTTCCTATTCCTGCCCTTCCCAGTGCAGCTGCTTCTATCACAAGCTGAGTGATGGCTCCAAAGCTAGGTAAGGGCTAGAGAGAGACATTGCAGAGCTGCTATATTGCAACATTTGAAACAGATGGAAAAAATtgcattttagtttttttttttagaagcatggtttgtgctgtttgttttgcaCCATTTTGTTGGATAGCAGATTTTCAGGACTCTTTATTTAGTGTGGGATTAACTTGTGCATGCTTTTTAATCTTCTTTCCTTGTTAGGCTGTGTGTTCTGCAGTGTAGCTTCTCACATATACGGCACACAAATGAAAAGCCTCTCTGCCTCAAAAGAAAAGAAGCAAAGATACTGccttttaaaaactgtattatTTCAACTGTAAAACaataaatggccaaaaaattaGGAAGGAAAGAGAATGGAAACTGAAAGATCTGCAATGATTTATGCACAAATGTGTTTCTCTGATGCATCAGTCTTTTGGAGAAGTGTCAACACTTGAAAGGCTGTGATGGGTCATTTTGAccactacatttttttttaaaaaacgacttcctttttttttttcatttaacgacctgtttattttattttattttttaaattctgCTGGAGATTTTTTTTGGATTTAAATCCCAGCGGTCCAAGTGACTGCCTTAGTGGTTTCTAGTAGTTTTGAAATTGTTGGTAGTCCTGGTGTTCAGAGCGATCTGTTGATCAACTCAGTCTATTTCTCTACTCAGGAGCGTCCTCTGCAATGACCCAGAGATCACTTTCATCCCGACCAACTTTCCCCTGGACACGTCCAAGCTGCGCATCGAGAAGACGGCCATCACGCGCATCTCCAGCCAGAACTTCCACTACCTCAGCAACCTGGAGTTCCTGTGGATGTCCTTCAACGCGCTCTCCTCCCTAAACGCGGACAGCTTCCGCGGCCTCTCCAGCCTGGACGAGCTGCGGCTGGACGGGAACGCGCTCACCTCCTTCCCCTGGGAGTCCCTGACGGACATGCCCAACCTGCGTCTCCTGGACCTCCACAACAACCAGATCGCGGCCATCCCCAGCGAGGCCACCCTCTACATCAAGAACCTCACCTACCTCGACCTGTCCAGCAATAGCCTGACCACTGTGCCCATTGACGTGCTCAACACATGGCTCAACGTGAAACCCTCCGTTGACACGGACAGCTCCAAGATGATTTTGGGTAGGGCTGCACATTAGATCATTCAAACTTATTATAGTATTTGAGGAcagggtgtgtgatgtgatacAGATAATTGTTTGTGAAGAACAAAAATATCATTACAAGTgtcaaatgtaaaaaatatataatttcaaACACAAGAATGCTGAGGCAACTTCAATTAAATTAATTTCTGTTAATAAAGTAACATTAATAATAGTATGTCTTGATGTTAAACGGTAAAGTTTTTTACTAAACCCTTTTCATCACCAACACAGAACATAAAATGTAACACAGAACATGATATGCAATGCAACTGGAAGCATAACCTTGTTCTTTGACAGCTAATAACTCAAAGGACTCTGATTAACTTGAATaatattgtttgtgttcaaAGGTCTCCATGACAACCCTTGGGTCTGTGACTGCCGCCTCTTTGACCTGGTGCAGTTCCAGAAGAGCCCGTCGTCGGCGGTGGCGTTCATCGACACCCGCCTGCGCTGCGCCGAGCCCGAGAGCCTGTCGGGCGTGCTGTTCGGCGACGCCGAGCTGCGGCGCTGCCAGGCCCCGCGGGTGCACACGGCCGTGGCGCGCGTCCGCAGCTCGGTGGGCAACAACGTGCTCCTGCGCTGCGGCACCATCGGCGTGCCCATCCCCGAGCTCTCGTGGAGCCGCGCCGACGGCAAGCCAATGAACGGCACAGGTGAGCGAGCTGTCCCCTCGCTATTTTGGCGTGACAGCGAGCGACGCCGGTGTGTGTACCGCTCGCGagctaaaataaaaaataagccGGCGGTCCGTTGCATAACTGTGCCATTTATTGTTGCCGTGATGGGAGGGGAAGGGCAGAGGCCAGATCGGGCGGCGGGCGGTTTAAGCCGGTCCTCAGAGACAATTCTCTTGGGATCAGAGTGTTTATCTCTGCCGGGCTTTAATGTGGGTCTGTTGACGgcaccatttctctctcttcttttgtgtGGCACCGTTTGTTTGTAGGTCACACCACCGAGGGGTAGATTAGTTTTTACAGCGACTGCACGCTCACGCTGTTCTAATATGTGCTGCGGGTTCTTCTGTGTCGTTACAGTTCAGCAGGAGGTGTCGAAGGAGGGCATCATCTGGTCCATCCTAAGTGTGCCGGCCGTGTCGTaccgcgactcggggaagtacGTCTGCACGGCCACTAACTTTGTGGACACGGCGGACGCCATCATCTCCCTGGTCATCTCGGACACGTTCCGCTCCGAGGAGGTCATGTCCTCGGGCCCGCGCAAAAACCGGGGCAAgaagggcggcggcggcggcgggatgGGCCGTGCCGCCTACCAGGAGAAGCTGATCGCCCGCTACATGCCCCCGTCCACCACGTCGGGCTCGGTGCCCATCATCGAGCCGCTGGGCACGGGCCGCGGCTCGCTGAAGATCGAGAGCTACAGCGTCTCGGACGGCGCGTCGGACGGCCAGCCCACGGGCGGCTCCACGGTCATGGACGGCTCGTCCATGGAGATCGCCAAGGAGGTGCTGTCCAACCTGGCGGCCAACGCCTCGTCCCTGCAGCAGGGCCCCGAGCGGCGGATCGTGCGCTCGGTCAAGGTCATCGGCGACACCGACCACACGGTGTCGCTCAACTGGCGCGCGCCCATGGCCACCAACACCACGTCCTTCAGCGTGCTCTACGCCGTCTTCGGCGAGCGCGACATGCGCCGCATCAACGTGGACCCCGGCAAGAACCGCATCACCATCGAGGGCCTGGTGCCCAAGACCAAGTACATCGCGTGCGTCTGCGTCAAGGGCCTCATCCCCAAGAAGGAGCAGTGCGTCATCTTCTCCACGGACGAGGCGGCCAGCGCCAGCGGCACGCAGAAGCTCATCAACGTGGTGGTCATCACCGTGGCCTGCGTCATCGCCGTGCCGCTCACGCTCATCGTCTGCTGCGGCGCGCTCAAGCGTCGGCTGCAGAAGCTGCTCGGACGCAAGTCCAAGGACATCCAGGACTCGTACGTCACCTTCGAGACGCTCGCGCCGGGCGCCAAGGCCAAAGGGATGGAAGGGGAGTACCTGACGCGACTCAACCCCGACGAGTCCAACAGGCTCCTCTCGGCGCGGTCCAGCGTGGACTCGGAGGCCACCGCCAGGACTGAAGGCCCGCCCAACGAGTACTTCTGCTAATCGAGAGTGGACCGTCCTAAAGGCCAGAGGCCAATCACACTGAGCCACGCACACTCACTTTCACAAACACTGAAACTGGCTCAACAACACATGTTGTGTTGTATGACAAGAGTGAGGCCAGCTTTAACTGACCAGTGAAGCCTCATTGGCCGTTTGGTTCTCTGGAGGACAGATGACCCATTGCTGTGAAGGTGTTAAGCGGCATtaacaccaagaatgataacaaaaattataactataaccataacgataaaagcgtccacactgaccaacgataacgaatgttaatgaatgtgatggctaaaatgtgatgggttctgattgactgttagctttttattgttctcaaaatcagtctgaaagtgatccccaacaataACGATCTttatgtcgttatcgttatactttatgtgtgaacgtcgtTATTCGTATTAACGAGaacaatatttgtttatagttatcattataattatcgttcttggtgtgaatgaccTTTTAGAATGTGCCTGCAGGCCTGGTGGAAGCGATGTTCATTAATGTTGCTGTAAAGTCTTTGATGCATTTTactatttattttataatcAGATCACCCTCTGATTGGTGTGCTGTGATGaacaaaagggagaaaaaaaatctatttatttttttcatttgacgACCTGTTTATTTTATACGTCATGCTCTGTTTTTGAGACATATACCCATATAGTGGTGCGTCTTTCAGATGATACTTTGCTAGAGTACCTGAAGCCCATCTCATTGAGAGGATGGTACACTCACAATCCGCTCAAATAACTCAACAAGtaccttcttcttttcttcagcGTTTGATTCCCAAAAATGTTTGGAAGATAACTGTAGGCCCAGTAAagaattaaatattttttttaacaaaatatAAATCTATGTACTGTGTGAGTTAATGTGCCAGGTCGACTGTGTTTCAATTCTAACCTAGAACAATGTACATATGGTATCATCTCTATTTATCTCATAAGATCATATAAGTCTAAATGTATGAAGGAATAAATCTTTTTTTATATAGTGGTGTGGTGATTTGTGCATTTTTCTAGAAATgtgtcagtaggcctatactgtatatatgataATGCAAGATGTCATGAAACAGGCTAGAGGTCACATGAAGGTCAGAGGGAAAGATGATAAGGCAGACAGGAAGCACGTCTTTGAAAATTCAGAATGAGTGACAACTGCTTTGCTGGGATCTGACTAGACATAGTCCACTAAGTGTTTAAGTCCATCAACATGACTGGACAAGTTTATTTTGTCACACCTAATTTAAATTCATTTTATGGCTAATTTAATCAAGCTATACGCTGGATTCGTATTTTCGATGGGATGTTGCAACAATtcattgttatttttgttataTAGTTTAACCTTTGCTTTTTTTAAGGTGTCCAATCACCCCGAATATACAGTGTAAGGAGGACCGCTAAAAATACCATGCTCCATTTTGGTTCTTAAAAGTGACGCAGAGGGGGATTAAGTGTAACAAGCTTGCTTCAGTGAGCCAGTGAACTTGCCATGTAAAAATACCTCGTGTTTCCTTTTAAGGAAAAGTGCATCTCGTCCTGTTCAGTGAGGGTGATTGCACCAAAGCACAAACCAGACCAGAAATTGCCATCATGTTGCGATATCAGTTTTTAGATTTAGAATTTTAAACGAAAGGGCCCTAATTTGAACACCCGTTTGAAGTGGGCCAACAGCTACAAGCAAGAATGTactaaagataaaaaaaaaccaatTGTTTTTCTTACTTATGATTATGAGCAAAAATAGCATGAACATTAGTGCAATActcccccacaacacacaatagcttttgtttatgcatgagagactttgtttgtcatttaaattagggcccatAACTGTCCAGAGAGATAAATAAAGTGTAAATAGGAACAATTCTGGGTAACGTTTttaacgtgtcataaacattcATGACTTACAGTATTCATAATGTCTGTATGGCATGTTCATGGCAGTGTACTGTCACgtttatgtagataccttcaagtaaagtgttgggtaggttactttagaaatgtaatgtgttacagttacaagttaccctgtctaaattgtaatagtagtgtaactatttgaattaccttttctgagtaacgtaactaattacttttgattactttttgattacttttccgatttttttatgatatatatagtccccaaatccatgcgaagatttcggccttggtctacaggctgccgagcagttctatacaagcgcacaaggcagcaagggcattcaatacatgaattagcatcacattttttgtgaggataatataatgataatcataacacgtttacaggcaggtatgtaggcctacgctgatggcgctgtagacgtgatagagcatatcagaaggtcccgtatcaaactatggctgtggagggaaacagttatttttacatacaatattctttgccagatgctgacaatattgagatgtaattcaaattgtaattttgaaaaatttcaaaagtacctgtaattgaattacacatttttctacagtaactgtaatatattactgttacatttattttgtaattaaattacgtaactcaattacatgtaatgcgttactccccaacactgagtGTAACCTAATTTTTTTTCTATAGTCACACTCCATATTCTGTGTGGAGAGAGTCCAAAGGagaaagacaaggagagagggagacgttTGCTGAAACCGGGTTGATCGGTCAAGCTGATGATGAAGATAATTTTCTAAAACTTTCTGTGTAGGATTTGTaggactatactgtatataactaACACATCATTTTATGATATACAATtaatttacacacactctctctctctctctctctgtctctcactctctctcacacacacacacacacacacacacacacacacacgtagggcGTAAGCATGTGAGGGCATGCATGCGTGTCAGAGCTCTACTGTCCGACAGCAGACAGCCACAATGACCATATATGGTGTGCAACACCTCACCTCAGCTGTTATCAATTTATGTACTGTGCACTGTAGCGGATGACTCATTTTCTGTGGCAAAATGCATCATGTCGAAACAGTTTTACACCTGCATGGCTTCTTTAGTATTACGTCGCTTAATTCAATGACATTCTATTTTTAAacttactgtattttaatgtattcatgttattattatatatttatatatcatttcattataatcatatcaatgCATATTTTTGCACAGctgaaggatgtgtgtgtaatagtatGCACTGTTGGGCTGACACTGGCGTGCTGTGACACTCTGTGCTAAATGCAGACATCTAAGACTTGCTCTACAGAACCAGCCCGATAGGTCAGCTTGATTAGTATGTGACAGTGCTCTTGTCTCCTAGAGACCATTGTGCTTGACCTGATTCCTTCCTGTCGCgcggcaggacacacacacagctctgtgcgGCCCTCTACTGTCCTGGAGAGGGTTGCCGGTCAGCTCCGAGATCTAAAAGGAGAGGAGTCTCCCAGCAGGACATGGAGACAGGTAGCGTGGTGATGTCACAGGTGGCACGACAAGTGGAAAAtgtctcccctcctcccatccACCACATGGTCGACTAGACAGAGTAACTGTTTGGAGTCAAACAGGTATCAGGTAGAATGATATCCATAATACCTGGAGTCAAGTATATTTCTAACTTTAATACACTTTTATGAAAAACTATGaatatgttattttttttgtgtttctttgcttttgacagaacagagcagatattcagcaatattttattttttttctctgtgactCACTCATCTTGGATTGGCAACATCCATACTTTTTCAATGAATTTCACACATTTGTGTTTTGCATAACTCTCACTCCTCATTTCAGCATCACAACTTTCACAACTCTGCGAAGAAACTGCACCCAAAGATGTGCCaaactctctcttctccctctttggTCAGACATCTTGATGCTGTTTGTTTTCCTCAGATCTCTGATCTGCGTCAAGACGGCCCGGGAGGATTAGCCGTAATAAGCTTACCTCGCCAAACCCATGCTCATCTCCCGGGCGACGCTCCACATGCAAGCTCTCCATAGCCTATGGACCATAGGAATATGGACTCCATCTATGGAACACTAGCCATCATCTCAGTCCTCCTTCAAATTAACTCTGTATCATCGTTCTGTGTCACTGGCTGTTCCTGCACCGATGATGGCTTCGGAAGGTAAGTGTGCCCAAGGTGATGAAACGTCGGTAGATTCCAGTCTGTGTGTTGTCTGGTTCACCGTGAACGTAACTGCTGTTCACACTCAACCTGTCAACCTAAAATGACAATTTTGGCAAAAATTATCCTAGGCACAAGCCATTTCTTGTAAATAAATGGCTTTGCgttgttgttattttgtgtGGGGGTGGTTTTCTGTATTGTGTTTTACTACTTGTGATAGATGCCGGTGCTAGAAAATAGGCTACTATTATGACCTATCATGACTATTACCCACAATACCTCATGATCATGTCACATCATAGTTCACTATGGTCACCCGATCTCTAGGTCCCTGCTTTGTATGGAAACCTCCCTGGGCAGAATTCCCGACAACATCCCTCCCGACTTCACCAAAATCCGCGTAGAGAACTCCCACCTAACCGAGATCCCCCAGAGGTCCTTCTCTAGCGTCAGTGCCTTGGAGTCTCTGTGGCTGAACTTCAACGACATCACCCTCATGAACATTAAGAGCCTGGAGGGTCTGACCAACCTGACCGAGCTGAGGCTCGAGGGCAACAAGCTACGCTCCGTGCCCTGGACGGCGTTCCAAGACACCCCCAACCTGAAGATCCTGGACCTGAAGCACAACCGGCTAGACGTGCTGCCGGAGAGCGCCCTGCGGCACCTGTCTGAGTTAACCTACTTAGATTTATCTTTCAATCAGCTTACGGTCGTCTCAAGGGACGTCTTCCTCAACTGGCCCCGCTTCCAGAGGCCAAGGCCGGGGGGCAGAAACGAGGAGAGCTCGGCGGCCAACGTGGTGCTCGCCCTCCACGACAACCCCTGGCTGTGCGACTGCCGCCTGAAGGGGTTTGTGGAGTTCGTCAAGTCGATCAGTCCGCCGATCATCCTCATGAACTCTTACCTGACTTGCGCCGGGCCTGCTTCCAAGGAGGGCAAGTTCTTCCATGAGGTGGAGCTGAGAAGCTGCATGAAGCCCGAGACGTCCACCGCACAGGCCAACGTCACACTGCCCCTAGGGGCCAGCGCCTCACTGCAGTGCCTGGTGAAGGCCAGGCCCGAGCCCGTGGTCCGATGGATCTACAACCTCAAGAACATCCGAGGATTCACAGGTGAACTTTGAGCTTTGATGGAACTCTGATGCACTAAATACCTTTGGctatcaatgtcaatgtcaatttatttgtatagcactttaaaaaaaacaacaacaagttgATCAAAGTGCTGTAAACAAACgatcagacaaacaagaaacatacaAAAGACAACAGAGGCTAGACGGAGCGGTGTAATCGCCAGCGtgcccgtgacaccaagacaagccatactgtatatgtgcacacatatgcTATTTTCAGTTTTACATTGTTAAcattgccagactcacagagaGCTCTCCTCTTCCATTTCCTCTAGTCATTTATCAGAAATAATAATGGCATCTTATACACTTATAGTGCAGTGCATTGTGTAATGGTGTGGTGAAACTaatggaaaataacactgttgtTGACCACAGACATTTCTATAATCCGCTGACCTCTCGTGTTCTCCTGTTTCTCGGGGCCGCAGTGTCCCAGACACAGGTGGACGAGGACACCATTAACTCCCAGCTCCTAATCCCGTCGCTGCACCTGGTCGACCGCGGCGTCTACACCTGCGCCGCCAACAACTTCATCGGCAACTCCTCCGTCCGAATCGCCGTCGGCGTCGTGGCGAGCAACGTGTCCGTGGCGGCGGCCTCGGGGGCGCCCCACCCGCTGGCCTCCGCCGAGGAGAACGTCTACATCGACTTCCGCATCGCCAAGCAGACGGTGTACGGCATCACCGTGGAGTGGTTCGCCGTCACCGACAACCCGGCGAACACCTGGTACACCATCCACTTCGGCCGCTTCGACGCGCCCAAGAAGGAGATGATCTACATCGGCCCGGGCATCACCAGCTACTCCGTGGACCGCCTGCAGCCGCTCACCAAGTTCGAGGTGTGCCTGGCGCTGCGCAACCAGACGCCGCGCGCGGGCCAGTGCATCGTCTTCGTGACGGGCAGCGACGTGAACGAGCTGGAGCAGCGCGAGCGCCTCATCCACATCATCGTGATCGTGTGCGCCATGGTGCTGGCCGTGCCCGCCGGCATGTACGCCTGCACCACCGACGCGCGCGTGGGCTGCTGCCAGCGCCTGAGCGAGGTGGTGACGGCCATCCAGGAGCACCGCAAGCAGGAGGAGCGGAGCAGCGACGCGGCCAGCGGCGAGCGCCAGGGCACCTTCGACAGCCTGCAGGCGGCCAGCGACGAGAACCTGTGCCGGGAGTCCGTCGACGACCACAAGATGCGACGGCGGTCCGAGGACAAGGTGCCGAAGGGAAGCAGTGCCCAGCTCTACTGACCAGCGCACTCGGTTTAGATGTTTGCTGCAACACGTGGTCTAAATTCAACAACACCTGTATGGTCCGCACAcgtttttgtaatgttttttgcTAATATAGTTTTTGTAACCCCCCCTGTGCAAAGCTGGAGAGACATCAGGGCTGCGCCAAGAATTTTGtcaatcaaacaaaacaaagtagcAAACTAATCCTAGCCTAAACACAGAGCTCAgatttacatacagtagcacatCATCAAAATCACAGCTGCTCCTGAAAATACCAGGCAGCATTGGCCAAACTGAATAAGTCCTCATCAGAGGAGCATTAGTTGACATGGCATCATTTCTTGACTAGAGATGTGTAAAAATTGTTCAACAGTCTGCAATGAGGAGAAGACTGTAGAGGATTTAGATGCCTTCTAAAAGACAAAGGGACATTATCCTCCACTTTCTTTGGAGGAATGTcacaatttattttatttcttttttatttgtattattttgtggAATCACAGTATATATCCAGTGTTATTTATTTTCCAAGATTCATTTGATACTTCTAGGCAAAGGGAAATACTATGTATTCAATTTGTTAATAATTCCAAAGCTCATGTGAAtcatttattatttgtttacCAGTTGATGTAAATAAATGCCTTATAAATATCTGTTTGCCATCTGTATATTGAACTACAATTATTATCTATGATGGGCCACACATAATTCCACCTGTACACCCTCAATAAATTCAGACATACAGACTGATACCTCATTCTCAGTGTTAACAGGTGGATGTGGCTGAATATCCTCTCTCAATTGACGATCTCATCAATCCAATCTACATCAGTAGACCGGTTAAAGCTTTAACAGATAGGCTACTATttaaaaagagagtgaaaatcAGCTGGAAATAATTGTGTATGCAATCAGGAAATTATCTAAATATAGAAAACGTTGTAGTTATCAGCTACAATTTTCATGAGCTAATTAATTATACTCTCAAATAGATTTATTGGATAACCATTTCACTGTTACATAGCAGATTAGTTAAAAGTACATTTggattttttatatatatataggcctacatatattcTATAAGATAATATGACTCATTGCTCTAGGCCTATAGCTGCCAGTAAAGTGGAGGAGAGATTGTGCCTCACACTGAATGACATTATCTAAGTGAGCTATCATTGGTATGTTCCACAAGGGTCTCACTTTTGATTGTCTTTCAGCTGTCTTTCCCCTGATGTCTGATGAAGGGCTAGGGGCCCGAAACGTTACACGTTGTGGTGATTACTAAAGAACACTGAGGAGCATtctctggtgtgcggacttccTGTTCTTTTAGCTGTCTTTCCCCCAAAATACAGCAGAAACTAATGTGAAGCATGGGAGGCTAAACcgtaaacaaataaagaaaatggCAAACATGCTAAATGTGTCCCAATGATAGCCTAACACATTTTCAATTCAACAATTCTAAAaaataacatacaaaaaaaatcaatataaaATATTATAATGTGTTTATATATACAAAACGTATGCCAATGCTCTATTTGATGGTGAAAAATGAGAAACCAACTCGGTGAGATGGAATACATGTGGATTGTTCATTCAAACGTGCCATTaaatgtgcatttgtttgtaatCCGATAATGTAGTGTCTATATTTCTCAGTGCTTTGAAAGTTGCATGACTAAATGAGTGTCTGTGGCTTATTCCCATGCAAGCACGTGAACTTTCCCAGTTACTAGTGCTATTCTGCACACAATGGTGTGCTGCATTATGCTCTGACATTATGCAAAAAAATCTGCATAAACATACAAGTCAAAGTCAACTTCATTATCCAGAAGAGGGGGAATTCATAAACAgtctacttaaaaaaaaaaaaaaatactatcaACAAAACTCACTGCAACTGCATGAAGCTATGAAGCTTACAGTTCTTTGGTTGGGATCATGTGACATTTGGATGACCTAGCTTACTGAAAAAGCACattaattataggctacatgaagcaCAGCTTCAAAAGAACAATAAAGCACTAAAGTTGAAGAAAATATTTAAGTTTTTTTATATCACATTCATAAGCAATGGAATAAATGAAAGCAAGAGCTACACGATTATATCTAGCAACCATTGACATGTTCTTCATAAACACATATTGCTTGTTTTTAAGCATGTCAAGGTGTGTTGTAAAAATCCTGATAACATTATGTTGATAGGTAAATAGATTGATTGATGAAATACACTCTGTCATACTCTGTTTCACTCCGTTATCCAACCTAATAGTAAAGCTGATTTGAAAGTGGATGTGGAGGCCCACCAAAATAGAACAAAGGTTAAGGGGGCTTTTAAAAATACAATTAGAtcaggagaggaagaagggccGCGAC is part of the Sardina pilchardus chromosome 22, fSarPil1.1, whole genome shotgun sequence genome and encodes:
- the LOC134069855 gene encoding leucine-rich repeat, immunoglobulin-like domain and transmembrane domain-containing protein 2; its protein translation is METSLGRIPDNIPPDFTKIRVENSHLTEIPQRSFSSVSALESLWLNFNDITLMNIKSLEGLTNLTELRLEGNKLRSVPWTAFQDTPNLKILDLKHNRLDVLPESALRHLSELTYLDLSFNQLTVVSRDVFLNWPRFQRPRPGGRNEESSAANVVLALHDNPWLCDCRLKGFVEFVKSISPPIILMNSYLTCAGPASKEGKFFHEVELRSCMKPETSTAQANVTLPLGASASLQCLVKARPEPVVRWIYNLKNIRGFTVSQTQVDEDTINSQLLIPSLHLVDRGVYTCAANNFIGNSSVRIAVGVVASNVSVAAASGAPHPLASAEENVYIDFRIAKQTVYGITVEWFAVTDNPANTWYTIHFGRFDAPKKEMIYIGPGITSYSVDRLQPLTKFEVCLALRNQTPRAGQCIVFVTGSDVNELEQRERLIHIIVIVCAMVLAVPAGMYACTTDARVGCCQRLSEVVTAIQEHRKQEERSSDAASGERQGTFDSLQAASDENLCRESVDDHKMRRRSEDKVPKGSSAQLY
- the lrit1b gene encoding leucine-rich repeat, immunoglobulin-like domain and transmembrane domain-containing protein 1b encodes the protein MLGRAELAFCVALCCLPLVSYSCPSQCSCFYHKLSDGSKARSVLCNDPEITFIPTNFPLDTSKLRIEKTAITRISSQNFHYLSNLEFLWMSFNALSSLNADSFRGLSSLDELRLDGNALTSFPWESLTDMPNLRLLDLHNNQIAAIPSEATLYIKNLTYLDLSSNSLTTVPIDVLNTWLNVKPSVDTDSSKMILGLHDNPWVCDCRLFDLVQFQKSPSSAVAFIDTRLRCAEPESLSGVLFGDAELRRCQAPRVHTAVARVRSSVGNNVLLRCGTIGVPIPELSWSRADGKPMNGTVQQEVSKEGIIWSILSVPAVSYRDSGKYVCTATNFVDTADAIISLVISDTFRSEEVMSSGPRKNRGKKGGGGGGMGRAAYQEKLIARYMPPSTTSGSVPIIEPLGTGRGSLKIESYSVSDGASDGQPTGGSTVMDGSSMEIAKEVLSNLAANASSLQQGPERRIVRSVKVIGDTDHTVSLNWRAPMATNTTSFSVLYAVFGERDMRRINVDPGKNRITIEGLVPKTKYIACVCVKGLIPKKEQCVIFSTDEAASASGTQKLINVVVITVACVIAVPLTLIVCCGALKRRLQKLLGRKSKDIQDSYVTFETLAPGAKAKGMEGEYLTRLNPDESNRLLSARSSVDSEATARTEGPPNEYFC